One Aliiroseovarius sediminilitoris DNA window includes the following coding sequences:
- a CDS encoding NAD-dependent deacylase yields MNHIVILTGAGISAESGLGTFRDKDGLWTKYDLNEVATPEGFARNPDLVHEFYNARRTNCRSAQPNAAHAALARLQAEHSDRVTIITQNVDDLHERSGTTGVIHMHGELSGALCAACDHRWTAPQEMSPNDLCPSCNRTATRPDIVWFGEMPYRMDEIYQALSNADLFVAIGTSGNIYPAAGFVAEAHAVGTKTLELNLEPSTTAGTFDSAHFGPATEIVPRWVSEILGAP; encoded by the coding sequence ATGAACCATATCGTCATCCTGACCGGTGCAGGCATTTCCGCCGAAAGCGGGTTGGGCACATTTCGCGACAAAGATGGGTTATGGACCAAATATGATCTGAACGAGGTGGCAACCCCGGAAGGATTTGCGCGCAACCCCGACCTTGTTCACGAATTTTACAATGCGCGCCGCACCAATTGCCGAAGTGCGCAACCGAACGCCGCGCACGCGGCGCTCGCACGCCTTCAGGCAGAGCATTCGGACCGAGTGACCATCATCACCCAGAATGTGGATGACCTGCACGAACGCAGCGGTACCACAGGGGTGATCCACATGCATGGCGAATTGTCAGGCGCGCTCTGTGCCGCCTGCGACCACCGTTGGACGGCGCCACAAGAAATGTCACCCAACGATCTTTGTCCCTCCTGCAACAGAACGGCAACCCGCCCCGACATCGTCTGGTTTGGCGAGATGCCGTATCGCATGGACGAGATTTACCAAGCCCTGTCGAACGCCGATCTGTTTGTCGCCATTGGCACGTCCGGCAATATCTACCCTGCGGCAGGGTTTGTGGCCGAGGCACATGCTGTGGGCACCAAAACTTTGGAGCTTAATCTGGAGCCGTCCACCACCGCCGGCACCTTTGATAGCGCGCATTTTGGCCCGGCCACCGAGATTGTGCCGCGATGGGTCTCCGAAATACTTGGTGCGCCATAA
- the rpmB gene encoding 50S ribosomal protein L28 yields the protein MSRVCELTGKGPMTGNNVSHAKNRTRRRFLPNLNDVTLQSEALGRGFKLRISAAALRSVDHRGGLDAYLTKAKDVELSANALKIKKEVTKALATA from the coding sequence ATGTCGCGCGTTTGCGAACTGACCGGAAAAGGCCCGATGACTGGCAACAATGTCAGCCACGCCAAAAACAGAACCCGCCGCCGGTTTCTGCCAAACCTGAACGATGTGACGTTGCAGTCGGAAGCACTTGGCCGCGGGTTCAAGTTGCGCATTTCGGCCGCTGCGCTGCGTTCGGTAGATCACCGTGGTGGTCTGGATGCGTATTTGACCAAAGCCAAGGACGTTGAACTGTCGGCCAACGCGCTGAAGATCAAGAAAGAAGTCACGAAGGCATTGGCGACCGCCTAA
- a CDS encoding copper chaperone PCu(A)C — MFHMKTVFAATAAALFALPAFAENEIMIADAYARASGMNAMAGAAFFQIMNHGDEDDRLIAVKSDVAKRVELHTHKETAEGVMQMMEVEEGFPVAAGGIHALERGGDHVMFMGLNQPFEDGSTINVTLVFEKAGEMTIEIPVDLKRNPMGGGMMNGKMNGGQMKQDATPSN; from the coding sequence ATGTTCCATATGAAAACCGTTTTTGCCGCCACAGCGGCTGCCCTGTTTGCTTTGCCTGCTTTCGCAGAAAATGAGATCATGATTGCAGATGCCTATGCGCGCGCTTCGGGTATGAACGCCATGGCAGGTGCCGCATTTTTTCAGATCATGAACCATGGCGATGAAGATGATCGCCTGATCGCTGTCAAATCGGATGTGGCCAAACGGGTCGAATTGCACACCCACAAGGAAACCGCCGAAGGCGTCATGCAGATGATGGAGGTTGAAGAGGGCTTTCCCGTCGCCGCAGGAGGTATACACGCGCTTGAACGCGGTGGAGACCACGTGATGTTCATGGGGTTGAACCAGCCGTTCGAGGATGGATCAACCATCAACGTCACGCTCGTGTTTGAGAAAGCCGGCGAAATGACCATCGAAATTCCAGTCGACCTGAAACGCAATCCAATGGGAGGCGGAATGATGAATGGCAAGATGAATGGTGGTCAGATGAAACAGGATGCCACACCGTCGAACTGA
- a CDS encoding Lrp/AsnC family transcriptional regulator: MDAIDRRIIAALQENGRQKLGELADSVGLSPTPCARRIAALEDAGVITGYGARVDQAKLGLPVSVFISVELESQNRDALTVFERAVSRMEEVMECHLMSGNRDIILRVVVANLTAFDEFMEHRLMRVEGIRRMRSSFTLRTMVRRNVLPVG; encoded by the coding sequence ATGGACGCCATTGACCGCCGCATCATCGCAGCCCTTCAGGAAAACGGCCGTCAGAAGCTGGGCGAGCTTGCTGATTCTGTCGGCCTGTCGCCCACGCCCTGCGCCCGCCGCATCGCCGCACTGGAAGACGCGGGCGTCATCACAGGCTATGGTGCACGGGTGGATCAGGCGAAGCTGGGCCTGCCGGTCTCGGTCTTCATCTCGGTCGAGTTGGAAAGCCAGAACCGCGACGCCCTGACGGTGTTCGAACGCGCCGTGTCGCGCATGGAAGAGGTGATGGAATGCCACTTGATGAGCGGCAACCGCGACATCATCCTGCGCGTCGTCGTCGCCAACCTGACCGCGTTTGATGAATTCATGGAACACCGCCTGATGCGCGTCGAGGGGATCCGGCGCATGCGGTCGAGCTTTACGCTAAGGACGATGGTGCGAAGGAATGTGTTGCCGGTGGGGTAG
- a CDS encoding ABC transporter ATP-binding protein, with the protein MFRFFENLVDPFAPHDLGTPPKSLWPFFKSQFGPFRKWMIWMALTGVLVALIETGLIFYTGRIVDLINLSTPESFWSTNGFELLLAAVFIIFLRPLAITLNRFFLEQTLAGNMQEQVRWRAHRHLLGQSLGFFQNDFAGRLSNRVMQLGPAVEDSTYMFFEGIFYATTYVLSAMVILGQVDMRLALPLGIWLVFYVLYVRYIAKRVSVASEKWSDARSLVTGRIVDAYANIESVKLFSQGAGEERYALSSLKRLRLRFQRFLRLMTELSFGLNLLNGLLIVGVLGAAVWLWTQGEVSVGEVAAASALVVRLNGMSGWIMWVTIRLFEHMGVIREGLRSIAVAHELKDAKGAKDLVIKDGEITFGGLTHHYGKGSGGLDNVSLTVRPGEKVGLVGRSGAGKSSLVNLLMRFRDPEGGHILIDGQDVSGVTQDSLRAQIGMVTQDSSLLHRSVRANILYGRPDATEDQMIAAAERAEAHEFIQTLEDPQGRLGYDAHVGERGVKLSGGQRQRVAIARVMLKDAPILVLDEATSALDSEVEAAIQKTLYGMMEGKTVIAIAHRLSTIAQMDRIVVLDEGRIIESGSHDELLAAGGTYAGLWDRQSGGFLGED; encoded by the coding sequence ATGTTTCGTTTCTTTGAAAACCTCGTAGATCCCTTTGCCCCGCATGACTTGGGCACGCCGCCCAAATCCCTTTGGCCGTTCTTCAAATCGCAATTTGGACCGTTCCGCAAGTGGATGATCTGGATGGCGCTGACCGGGGTTCTGGTCGCGTTGATTGAAACCGGGTTGATCTTCTACACCGGACGCATCGTGGACCTGATCAACCTGTCCACGCCGGAAAGTTTCTGGTCCACCAACGGTTTTGAACTTCTGCTGGCGGCAGTGTTCATCATCTTCCTCAGACCGCTGGCGATCACTCTGAACCGGTTTTTTCTGGAGCAGACGCTGGCAGGCAACATGCAGGAACAGGTGCGCTGGCGCGCGCACCGGCATCTTCTGGGGCAGTCGCTTGGCTTTTTTCAGAATGATTTTGCCGGGCGTTTGTCCAACCGCGTGATGCAGCTTGGCCCGGCGGTCGAGGACAGTACCTATATGTTTTTCGAAGGCATCTTCTATGCCACCACCTATGTGTTGAGCGCGATGGTGATCTTGGGGCAGGTCGACATGCGTTTGGCGCTGCCCCTGGGGATCTGGCTGGTGTTTTACGTGCTCTATGTGCGCTATATTGCCAAACGCGTATCGGTGGCGTCCGAGAAATGGTCCGATGCACGGTCGCTGGTCACGGGCCGGATCGTGGATGCCTATGCCAATATCGAAAGCGTGAAACTGTTCTCACAGGGCGCAGGCGAAGAGCGCTATGCGCTGTCCTCGCTGAAACGCTTGCGGCTGCGGTTTCAACGCTTCCTGCGCCTGATGACCGAACTGAGCTTTGGGTTGAACCTGCTGAACGGCTTGCTGATCGTGGGCGTATTGGGTGCGGCAGTCTGGCTTTGGACCCAAGGCGAAGTATCGGTGGGCGAGGTTGCCGCCGCCTCGGCGCTTGTTGTGCGGCTGAACGGGATGTCGGGTTGGATCATGTGGGTCACGATCCGGTTGTTTGAGCATATGGGTGTGATCCGCGAAGGCCTGCGGTCCATCGCCGTGGCGCATGAGTTGAAGGACGCCAAGGGTGCCAAGGACCTAGTGATCAAGGATGGCGAAATAACTTTCGGCGGGCTGACGCATCACTATGGCAAAGGCTCTGGAGGGCTGGACAACGTGTCATTGACCGTGCGCCCTGGCGAGAAAGTCGGACTGGTCGGACGCTCAGGTGCGGGCAAGTCCAGCCTTGTGAACCTGCTGATGCGGTTTCGTGATCCCGAGGGCGGACATATCCTGATTGACGGGCAGGATGTGTCCGGGGTGACGCAGGACAGTTTGCGCGCGCAGATCGGCATGGTGACGCAGGACAGCAGTCTTCTGCACCGTTCTGTGCGGGCCAACATCCTTTATGGTCGCCCTGACGCGACAGAGGACCAGATGATCGCCGCAGCCGAGCGCGCTGAGGCGCATGAGTTCATCCAGACGTTGGAAGACCCGCAAGGTCGCCTTGGCTATGACGCCCATGTCGGGGAACGCGGCGTGAAACTGTCGGGCGGGCAGCGTCAGCGGGTCGCCATTGCGCGGGTCATGCTGAAGGATGCCCCGATCCTTGTGTTGGATGAGGCGACATCGGCGCTGGACAGTGAAGTCGAGGCCGCGATCCAGAAAACGCTTTACGGCATGATGGAGGGCAAGACAGTGATTGCCATCGCGCACCGGCTGTCCACCATCGCCCAGATGGACCGGATTGTCGTGTTGGACGAGGGTCGTATCATCGAAAGCGGCAGCCATGATGAGCTTTTGGCCGCAGGCGGCACCTATGCGGGATTGTGGGACCGGCAGTCGGGCGGGTTTCTGGGTGAGGATTGA
- the meaB gene encoding methylmalonyl Co-A mutase-associated GTPase MeaB, with amino-acid sequence MDIHDLATRVQAGERRALARAITLVESGRADHRAQAGALLDALAPLGRQALRIGLSGTPGVGKSTFIEAFGMFLIEQGLKVAVLAVDPSSARSGGSILGDKTRMERLSRQKNAFIRPSPSQSQLGGVARRTREAVALCEAAGFDVVLIETVGVGQSETMVAEMSDLFLLLLAPAGGDELQGVKRGIMEIADLILVNKADGDLKPMAMRTCADYAGALRLLRKRAYDPQGFPKAMTVSAVTQDGLTDAWETIQTLIAWRREHGHWTRRRAHQARHWFEEDVRHGLLSVLDQKDTRARIDTLGDQVANGQISASRAAADILTHLRPVRKI; translated from the coding sequence ATGGACATTCACGATCTGGCAACACGGGTGCAGGCGGGCGAGAGGCGGGCCTTGGCGCGGGCCATCACCTTGGTTGAAAGCGGCCGCGCAGACCATCGTGCGCAGGCTGGCGCGTTGCTGGATGCGCTGGCCCCTTTGGGGCGACAGGCTCTGCGTATCGGTCTGTCAGGAACGCCGGGGGTGGGTAAATCCACCTTCATCGAAGCCTTTGGGATGTTCCTGATCGAACAAGGGCTAAAGGTTGCTGTTCTGGCTGTCGATCCAAGCTCGGCCCGGTCGGGCGGGTCCATCCTTGGCGACAAAACCCGAATGGAACGACTGAGCCGCCAGAAGAACGCTTTTATCCGCCCCTCGCCCTCGCAATCGCAACTGGGTGGTGTGGCGCGCCGGACGCGCGAAGCGGTGGCCCTGTGCGAAGCGGCCGGCTTTGACGTTGTGCTGATCGAAACCGTGGGCGTGGGGCAGTCGGAAACGATGGTGGCGGAAATGTCCGACCTGTTCCTCTTGTTGCTCGCCCCAGCGGGCGGGGACGAGTTGCAGGGCGTGAAACGCGGTATCATGGAGATCGCCGATCTTATTCTGGTCAACAAGGCCGATGGCGATTTGAAGCCGATGGCCATGCGCACCTGTGCAGACTATGCGGGCGCTTTGCGCCTGTTGCGCAAACGGGCCTATGACCCCCAGGGATTTCCCAAGGCGATGACGGTATCCGCAGTCACGCAGGACGGGCTGACAGACGCGTGGGAGACGATACAGACGCTGATCGCGTGGCGTCGCGAACATGGCCACTGGACCAGGCGGCGTGCGCATCAGGCGCGACATTGGTTTGAAGAGGATGTGCGCCACGGGCTTCTGTCTGTCCTTGATCAAAAGGACACGCGCGCGCGGATTGACACGCTGGGCGATCAGGTGGCCAATGGCCAGATCTCGGCCAGCCGTGCGGCGGCAGACATCCTTACACACCTGCGCCCGGTGCGCAAAATCTGA
- a CDS encoding winged helix-turn-helix transcriptional regulator: MSRVKPYTMSCPISRSLDLLGNRWAIHVLRELHAGPASFAQIKAGLPGIASNMLSARLSELCDAGLIAKSHRLYTLTEHGFSTRGILFELARFGRNQPKPDNPTDPEGVSHRAVILAGAIERAAGPLDDIRAEILLDDAPFSLTVAGGRAALQAGSLPLAPVQIAFGWCDVEAVARGDQRVANFAAEREISAEDPLQVAALLDLLQKAMDIYGGFK, encoded by the coding sequence ATGTCACGCGTGAAACCTTATACCATGTCCTGCCCGATTTCGCGGTCGCTCGACTTGTTGGGAAATCGCTGGGCCATCCATGTGCTGCGCGAACTACATGCAGGCCCGGCCAGTTTCGCGCAGATCAAAGCGGGGTTGCCCGGCATTGCCTCCAACATGCTGTCTGCGCGCCTGTCCGAGCTGTGCGACGCTGGCTTGATTGCCAAATCACACCGTCTCTACACCCTGACCGAACACGGCTTTTCGACCCGCGGCATCCTGTTCGAACTCGCCCGGTTTGGCCGCAACCAGCCAAAGCCCGATAACCCAACCGATCCTGAAGGTGTCTCTCATCGCGCCGTGATCCTCGCCGGTGCCATCGAACGCGCCGCCGGTCCGCTTGACGATATCCGGGCCGAGATCTTGCTGGATGATGCGCCATTTTCACTGACCGTCGCGGGCGGGCGCGCGGCCCTTCAAGCCGGGTCCCTGCCGCTTGCGCCGGTGCAAATCGCCTTTGGCTGGTGCGATGTCGAAGCCGTCGCCCGTGGCGACCAACGCGTGGCGAATTTCGCAGCCGAACGGGAAATCTCCGCCGAAGACCCACTGCAAGTGGCCGCTCTGCTGGATTTGCTCCAGAAAGCCATGGACATTTACGGGGGTTTCAAATGA
- a CDS encoding YdeI/OmpD-associated family protein, giving the protein MPLKRPIQPMPPDIQVRLQAHGVRAAYDVRPSYQRNDYLAWIARAKRPETREKRVVQMLEELEGGTRYMKMKWRA; this is encoded by the coding sequence ATGCCTTTGAAACGACCGATCCAGCCGATGCCGCCGGATATTCAAGTGCGGCTTCAGGCCCATGGGGTGCGTGCCGCGTATGACGTGCGACCATCATATCAACGCAATGACTACCTGGCTTGGATCGCGCGTGCCAAGCGACCTGAAACCCGCGAGAAACGAGTGGTTCAGATGCTAGAGGAGCTTGAAGGCGGAACGCGCTACATGAAGATGAAATGGCGCGCGTGA
- the lepA gene encoding translation elongation factor 4 gives MTDLKHIRNFSIVAHIDHGKSTLADRLIQETNTVSLRDMKEQMLDSMDIERERGITIKANTVRISYTADDGETYVLNLIDTPGHVDFAYEVSRSMRAVEGSLLVVDSTQGVEAQTLANVYQAIDADHEIVPILNKIDLPASDCDRVAEQIEDVIGIDASGAIQVSAKTGQGIHETLEAIVQHLPAPQGNADAPLKAMLVDSWYDSYLGVIVLIRVIDGKLKKGERIRMLSTNAVYPVDRIGVFTPQMVPIDELGPGEIGFLTASIKQVRDTRVGDTITHEKKGTDKALPGFKPSQPVVFCGLFPVDTAEFEDLRDSIEKLALNDASFSYEMETSAALGFGFRCGFLGLLHLEVIRDRIEREYDIDLITTAPSVIYHIYMRDGTMHELHNPADMPDLSTVDHLEEPRIKATILVPDEYLGDVLKLCQDRRGIQLDLTYAGSRAMVVYDLPLNEVVFDFYDRLKSVTKGYASFDYQMLGYREDNLVKMSILVNDEPVDALSTMVHRDRAETRGRAMVEKLKDLIPRHMFKIPIQAAIGGKVIARETLSALRKDVTAKCYGGDATRKKKLLEKQKAGKKKMRQFGKVDIPQEAFISALKMDD, from the coding sequence ATGACCGACCTGAAACACATCCGCAATTTCTCGATCGTGGCCCATATCGACCACGGGAAATCCACGCTTGCCGACCGTCTGATCCAAGAGACGAACACCGTGTCCTTGCGGGATATGAAAGAGCAGATGCTCGACAGTATGGATATCGAGCGGGAACGCGGGATCACTATCAAGGCGAACACCGTTCGGATTTCATACACCGCCGACGATGGCGAGACGTATGTTCTGAACCTGATCGACACGCCCGGCCACGTGGATTTCGCCTATGAGGTCAGCCGCTCGATGCGCGCCGTTGAGGGGTCTTTGCTCGTCGTGGACTCGACCCAAGGGGTTGAGGCGCAGACGCTGGCCAATGTGTATCAGGCCATTGACGCGGATCACGAGATTGTGCCGATCCTGAACAAGATCGACCTGCCTGCGTCTGACTGTGACCGGGTGGCGGAACAGATCGAGGATGTGATCGGTATCGACGCGTCCGGCGCCATTCAGGTGTCCGCCAAGACCGGGCAGGGCATCCACGAAACGCTGGAAGCTATTGTCCAGCACCTGCCCGCCCCACAGGGCAATGCCGACGCGCCGCTGAAGGCGATGCTGGTGGACAGCTGGTATGATTCATATCTGGGCGTCATCGTCCTGATCCGGGTGATTGACGGCAAGCTGAAAAAGGGCGAGCGGATCCGCATGCTGTCGACCAATGCTGTCTATCCGGTGGACCGGATCGGTGTGTTCACCCCGCAGATGGTCCCGATTGACGAACTGGGGCCGGGCGAGATCGGCTTTTTGACCGCCTCGATCAAGCAGGTGCGCGACACGCGGGTGGGCGACACGATCACGCACGAAAAGAAGGGGACCGACAAGGCGCTGCCGGGGTTCAAACCTTCGCAACCCGTGGTGTTCTGTGGCCTGTTCCCGGTGGACACGGCAGAATTCGAAGACCTGCGCGACAGCATCGAAAAGCTCGCGCTGAACGATGCGTCTTTCAGCTATGAGATGGAGACCTCGGCAGCACTTGGCTTTGGTTTCCGCTGTGGCTTCCTTGGCCTGCTGCACCTTGAGGTGATCCGCGACCGGATCGAGCGTGAGTATGACATTGATCTGATCACCACCGCGCCCAGCGTGATCTATCACATTTATATGCGCGACGGCACGATGCACGAGTTGCACAACCCCGCCGACATGCCCGACCTGTCAACGGTCGATCACCTGGAAGAGCCGCGCATCAAGGCGACGATCCTTGTGCCCGATGAATATCTGGGCGACGTGCTGAAACTGTGCCAGGACCGGCGCGGTATCCAGCTTGACCTGACCTATGCCGGGTCGCGCGCGATGGTTGTCTATGACCTCCCGCTGAATGAAGTTGTGTTCGACTTCTATGATCGCCTGAAATCCGTAACAAAGGGTTACGCGAGCTTCGATTATCAAATGCTGGGCTATCGCGAGGACAATCTGGTCAAGATGTCGATCCTTGTGAATGACGAACCCGTCGATGCGCTGTCCACCATGGTTCACCGTGACCGCGCCGAGACGCGTGGCCGCGCCATGGTTGAAAAACTGAAAGACCTGATCCCCCGCCACATGTTCAAAATCCCGATCCAGGCGGCGATTGGCGGCAAGGTCATCGCGCGCGAGACGCTGTCCGCCCTGCGCAAAGACGTGACCGCGAAATGCTATGGCGGCGACGCGACCCGGAAGAAGAAACTGCTGGAGAAGCAGAAGGCCGGTAAAAAGAAAATGCGCCAATTCGGGAAAGTGGACATTCCGCAAGAAGCGTTTATCAGCGCGCTAAAGATGGACGATTGA
- a CDS encoding 1-phosphofructokinase family hexose kinase, translating to MPHPVADILTITLNPALDMSTAVDAVRADEKLRCDAPVLDPGGGGINVARAICRTGGAATALVALAGFRGQQMAALLKDEGVPTIAFSLPGETRLSLAVSDRKAGTQYRFVMPGPVWTDNDLAALTEQLQQVIAPGMHVVLSGSQPPGVPVGFSKTLAEITRSKEAILTLDTSGAALTVQTTEDGAAPDILRLDGAESEALAGRSFSSLQDVAGFARAVVDKGFAGSVILALGAEGSILAAENTVLHAVTPPVPVVSKVGAGDSFVGVFTMARATGADWPDALRHGTAAASAAVMSPATELCRDSDLRALLPKVKITRL from the coding sequence ATGCCCCATCCTGTTGCCGACATTTTGACGATCACCCTGAACCCGGCGCTGGACATGTCCACTGCCGTCGATGCGGTGCGCGCGGACGAGAAGCTGCGGTGCGACGCTCCGGTTCTGGATCCGGGTGGAGGAGGTATCAATGTTGCCCGCGCCATCTGTCGCACGGGCGGCGCTGCCACCGCCCTTGTTGCACTGGCCGGGTTTCGCGGGCAGCAGATGGCAGCCCTGCTGAAGGACGAAGGCGTTCCCACCATCGCCTTTTCACTGCCCGGAGAAACCCGCCTGTCGCTCGCGGTCAGCGATCGGAAGGCAGGCACACAATATCGCTTTGTGATGCCCGGACCGGTCTGGACGGACAACGATCTGGCGGCCCTCACCGAACAACTCCAACAGGTCATTGCACCGGGTATGCACGTTGTCTTGTCCGGCTCGCAACCGCCTGGCGTGCCCGTTGGATTTTCCAAGACCTTGGCAGAAATCACACGCAGCAAAGAGGCCATTCTGACGCTCGATACCTCCGGTGCCGCACTGACAGTTCAGACCACGGAAGATGGAGCAGCGCCGGATATCCTCAGGCTTGATGGCGCGGAAAGCGAGGCGCTGGCAGGACGGTCATTTTCATCTCTGCAAGATGTGGCCGGGTTTGCCCGTGCTGTGGTTGACAAGGGCTTCGCGGGTTCCGTGATCCTTGCACTTGGCGCGGAGGGGTCGATACTTGCGGCCGAAAACACTGTGCTGCATGCCGTCACCCCACCGGTGCCGGTTGTCAGCAAGGTCGGGGCGGGTGACAGCTTTGTCGGGGTGTTCACCATGGCCCGCGCGACAGGGGCAGACTGGCCGGATGCCCTGCGCCACGGCACTGCCGCAGCCAGCGCCGCCGTGATGAGCCCTGCGACCGAGCTTTGCCGCGACAGCGACCTGCGCGCTTTGCTGCCAAAGGTCAAGATCACGCGGCTTTGA
- a CDS encoding low molecular weight protein-tyrosine-phosphatase, with product MTYRILFVCLGNICRSPTAEAVLRTIAAEHPSLSLHVDSAGTSDWHVGDPPYGPMQDAARTRGYDLSSLRARQFVAEDFTRFDLIVAMDESNQENIKRMQPKGSKTRVELFTDFAPDTGMDHIPDPYYTRNFEETLDLVEAASRGLIAELAR from the coding sequence ATGACTTATCGCATCCTGTTTGTCTGCCTAGGCAATATCTGCCGATCCCCCACGGCCGAAGCCGTGTTGCGCACGATTGCGGCCGAGCATCCTTCGTTGAGCTTGCATGTTGACAGTGCCGGCACCTCGGATTGGCATGTCGGCGATCCGCCCTATGGCCCGATGCAGGATGCCGCACGGACGAGAGGCTACGATCTTTCATCGTTGCGGGCGCGTCAGTTTGTGGCCGAAGATTTCACACGCTTTGACCTGATTGTCGCGATGGATGAAAGCAACCAGGAAAACATCAAGAGAATGCAGCCCAAAGGGTCAAAGACACGGGTGGAACTGTTCACTGATTTTGCCCCTGACACCGGAATGGACCACATACCTGACCCTTACTATACCCGAAACTTTGAAGAGACATTGGACCTTGTCGAAGCTGCGTCGCGTGGCCTGATCGCGGAGTTGGCGCGGTAA
- a CDS encoding Glu/Leu/Phe/Val family dehydrogenase encodes MNITQVASATHEEVYRVEDAACGLIGFIAIHSTVLGPAAGGLRMRPYAREEAALTDALRLSEGMTYKNAAAGLRLGGGKAVIIGDPATLKTPALLHAFGRAVEACEGRYWTAEDMGMSPADMAELAKVTRFVAGLSDGDFASGDPSPITARGIFNAVRRVALHQFGDADLTGRIVSVQGLGNVGWNLCELLTEAGAKLIVTDIDAARVTAATETFAAQAVGLDDIYAVQADIFAPCAIGGILNEDTISQLKVKAVAGGANNQLAKPSDADLLAQRGILYAPDFVANGGGIINVATEVLQIEGRVEWVAKKLVALDDTMEAILSEAEKQGVSPAAVAQDVVAKTIKARAA; translated from the coding sequence ATGAACATCACGCAAGTGGCTTCGGCCACCCACGAAGAAGTTTACCGCGTCGAGGATGCCGCCTGCGGGCTGATCGGCTTTATCGCCATTCATTCTACGGTGCTTGGCCCCGCTGCCGGTGGCCTGCGGATGCGCCCCTATGCCAGGGAAGAAGCCGCGCTGACCGATGCGCTGCGCCTGTCTGAAGGTATGACCTATAAGAACGCCGCCGCCGGTTTACGGTTGGGTGGCGGCAAAGCCGTGATCATCGGTGATCCCGCAACATTGAAGACCCCGGCCCTGCTGCACGCGTTTGGCCGCGCGGTCGAGGCCTGCGAGGGGCGGTATTGGACCGCGGAAGATATGGGCATGAGCCCGGCAGACATGGCCGAACTGGCGAAAGTGACACGCTTTGTGGCTGGTTTGTCGGATGGGGATTTTGCCTCGGGCGACCCGTCACCCATCACCGCGCGCGGGATCTTCAACGCCGTGCGCCGCGTCGCGCTTCACCAATTCGGCGATGCTGATCTGACCGGGCGCATTGTGTCGGTGCAGGGGCTTGGCAATGTCGGGTGGAACTTGTGTGAATTACTGACCGAAGCCGGAGCCAAGCTGATTGTCACCGATATCGACGCAGCGCGCGTTACTGCGGCGACCGAAACATTCGCCGCGCAAGCGGTCGGGTTGGATGATATCTACGCCGTCCAAGCAGACATTTTCGCACCCTGTGCAATCGGTGGCATTCTGAATGAAGACACCATATCGCAGCTCAAGGTGAAAGCCGTCGCGGGCGGTGCCAACAATCAGTTGGCCAAGCCTTCCGACGCGGACCTGTTGGCCCAGCGGGGTATCCTCTACGCCCCGGATTTCGTGGCAAATGGCGGTGGAATCATCAATGTCGCCACCGAAGTGCTGCAAATCGAAGGTCGTGTCGAATGGGTCGCCAAGAAACTCGTCGCGCTGGATGACACGATGGAGGCCATTCTGTCCGAAGCCGAGAAACAAGGCGTCAGCCCCGCCGCTGTCGCGCAGGACGTGGTAGCCAAAACCATCAAGGCCCGCGCCGCATAA